One Oncorhynchus clarkii lewisi isolate Uvic-CL-2024 unplaced genomic scaffold, UVic_Ocla_1.0 unplaced_contig_3708_pilon_pilon, whole genome shotgun sequence DNA window includes the following coding sequences:
- the LOC139403866 gene encoding COP9 signalosome complex subunit 2-like isoform X4 translates to MSDMEDDFMCDDEEDYDLVSEYSEDSNSEPNVDLENQYYNSKALKEDDPKAALNSFQKVLELEGEKGEWGFKALKQMIKINFKLTNFPEMMSRYKQLLTYIRSAVTRNYSEKSINSILDYISTSKQMDLLQEFYETTLDALKDAKNDRLWFKTNTKLGKLYLEREEFGKLQKILRQLHQSCQTDDGEDDLKKGTQLLEIYALEIQMYTAQKNNKKLKALYEQSLHIKSAIPHPLIMGVIRECGGKMHLREGEFEKAHTDFFEAFKNYDESGSPRRTTCLKYLVLANMLMKSGINPFDSQEAKPYKNDPEILAMTNLVSSYQNNDITEFEKILKTNHSSIMDDPFIREHIEELLRNIRTQVLIALIKPYTRIHIPFISKELNIDVCDVESLLVQCILDNTIQGRIDQVNQLLELDYQKRGGARYTALDKWTKQLNSLNQAIVSKLT, encoded by the exons ATGTCTGACATGGAAGATGATTTCATGTGCGACGATGAAGAAGATTATGATCTGGTAAGC GAATATTCCGAGGACAGTAACTCAGAGCCAAATGTCGACTTGGAAAACCAGTACTACAACTCCAAAGCACTGAAGGAGGATGACCCCAAAGCAGCTCTCAACAGCTTTCAGAAG GTATTGgagctggagggagagaagggagaatggGGGTTCAAAGCCCTAAAACAGATGATCAAAATCAACTTCAAGCTA ACCAACTTCCCAGAGATGATGTCTCGGTACAAGCAGCTGTTGACGTACATCAGGAGCGCTGTGACCAGAAACTACTCAGAGAAGTCCATCAACTCCATCCTAGACTACATCTCCACCTCCAAACAG ATGGACCTGCTGCAGGAGTTTTATGAAACGACGCTGGACGCTCTGAAGGATGCCAAGAACGACAGACTCTGGTTCAAAACTAACACAAAG CTGGGCAAGCTgtatctggagagagaggaattTGGGAAGTTACAGAAGATCCTCAGACAGCTGCACCAGTCCTGTCAG aCAGATGACGGGGAGGACGACCTAAAGAAAGGCACCCAGCTCCTGGAGATCTATGCTCTGGAGATCCAGATGTACACAGCCCAGAAGAACAACAAGAAGCTGAAGGCCCTGTATGAACAGTCCCTGCACATCAAGTCTGCTATCCCTCACCCACTCATTATGGGAGTCATCAGGG AGTGTGGGGGTAAGATGCACCTGAGAGAGGGGGAGTTTGAGAAGGCCCACACAGACTTCTTTGAGGCGTTTAAGAACTACGATGAGTCAGGCAGCCCCAGGAGAACCACCTGTCTGAAGTACCTGGTGCTGGCCAACATGCTCATGAAGTCTGGAATCAACCCTTTCGACTCACAGGAG GCCAAACCCTATAAAAACGACCCAGAGATCTTGGCCATGACAAATCTAGTAAG CTCCTATCagaataatgacatcacagagttTGAGAAGATACTGAAGACCAACCATAGTAGTATCATGGATGACCCCTTCATCAGAGAACACATAGAGG AGCTGCTGCGGAACATCAGGACCCAGGTCCTTATCGCGCTCATCAAGCCTTACACTAGAATACACATCCCATTCATCTCTAAG GAGCTGAACATAGATGTTTGTGACGTGGAGAGTTTGTTGGTGCAGTGCATATTGGACAA CACCATCCAAGGCCGTATCGACCAGGTCAACCAGCTGTTGGAGCTAGACTACCAGAAGAGAGGGGGGGCGCGCTACACTGCCTTAGACAAATGGACTAAACAACTCAACTCTCTCAACCAAGCCATCGTCAGCAAACTCACATGA
- the LOC139403866 gene encoding COP9 signalosome complex subunit 2-like isoform X3 — protein sequence MSDMEDDFMCDDEEDYDLVSEYSEDSNSEPNVDLENQYYNSKALKEDDPKAALNSFQKVLELEGEKGEWGFKALKQMIKINFKLTNFPEMMSRYKQLLTYIRSAVTRNYSEKSINSILDYISTSKQVSQMDLLQEFYETTLDALKDAKNDRLWFKTNTKLGKLYLEREEFGKLQKILRQLHQSCQTDDGEDDLKKGTQLLEIYALEIQMYTAQKNNKKLKALYEQSLHIKSAIPHPLIMGVIRECGGKMHLREGEFEKAHTDFFEAFKNYDESGSPRRTTCLKYLVLANMLMKSGINPFDSQEAKPYKNDPEILAMTNLVSSYQNNDITEFEKILKTNHSSIMDDPFIREHIEELLRNIRTQVLIALIKPYTRIHIPFISKELNIDVCDVESLLVQCILDNTIQGRIDQVNQLLELDYQKRGGARYTALDKWTKQLNSLNQAIVSKLT from the exons ATGTCTGACATGGAAGATGATTTCATGTGCGACGATGAAGAAGATTATGATCTGGTAAGC GAATATTCCGAGGACAGTAACTCAGAGCCAAATGTCGACTTGGAAAACCAGTACTACAACTCCAAAGCACTGAAGGAGGATGACCCCAAAGCAGCTCTCAACAGCTTTCAGAAG GTATTGgagctggagggagagaagggagaatggGGGTTCAAAGCCCTAAAACAGATGATCAAAATCAACTTCAAGCTA ACCAACTTCCCAGAGATGATGTCTCGGTACAAGCAGCTGTTGACGTACATCAGGAGCGCTGTGACCAGAAACTACTCAGAGAAGTCCATCAACTCCATCCTAGACTACATCTCCACCTCCAAACAGGT GTCACAGATGGACCTGCTGCAGGAGTTTTATGAAACGACGCTGGACGCTCTGAAGGATGCCAAGAACGACAGACTCTGGTTCAAAACTAACACAAAG CTGGGCAAGCTgtatctggagagagaggaattTGGGAAGTTACAGAAGATCCTCAGACAGCTGCACCAGTCCTGTCAG aCAGATGACGGGGAGGACGACCTAAAGAAAGGCACCCAGCTCCTGGAGATCTATGCTCTGGAGATCCAGATGTACACAGCCCAGAAGAACAACAAGAAGCTGAAGGCCCTGTATGAACAGTCCCTGCACATCAAGTCTGCTATCCCTCACCCACTCATTATGGGAGTCATCAGGG AGTGTGGGGGTAAGATGCACCTGAGAGAGGGGGAGTTTGAGAAGGCCCACACAGACTTCTTTGAGGCGTTTAAGAACTACGATGAGTCAGGCAGCCCCAGGAGAACCACCTGTCTGAAGTACCTGGTGCTGGCCAACATGCTCATGAAGTCTGGAATCAACCCTTTCGACTCACAGGAG GCCAAACCCTATAAAAACGACCCAGAGATCTTGGCCATGACAAATCTAGTAAG CTCCTATCagaataatgacatcacagagttTGAGAAGATACTGAAGACCAACCATAGTAGTATCATGGATGACCCCTTCATCAGAGAACACATAGAGG AGCTGCTGCGGAACATCAGGACCCAGGTCCTTATCGCGCTCATCAAGCCTTACACTAGAATACACATCCCATTCATCTCTAAG GAGCTGAACATAGATGTTTGTGACGTGGAGAGTTTGTTGGTGCAGTGCATATTGGACAA CACCATCCAAGGCCGTATCGACCAGGTCAACCAGCTGTTGGAGCTAGACTACCAGAAGAGAGGGGGGGCGCGCTACACTGCCTTAGACAAATGGACTAAACAACTCAACTCTCTCAACCAAGCCATCGTCAGCAAACTCACATGA
- the LOC139403866 gene encoding COP9 signalosome complex subunit 2-like isoform X2, producing MQYYAETGVVFGGAVELRCVCCLRRPVKMSDMEDDFMCDDEEDYDLEYSEDSNSEPNVDLENQYYNSKALKEDDPKAALNSFQKVLELEGEKGEWGFKALKQMIKINFKLTNFPEMMSRYKQLLTYIRSAVTRNYSEKSINSILDYISTSKQMDLLQEFYETTLDALKDAKNDRLWFKTNTKLGKLYLEREEFGKLQKILRQLHQSCQTDDGEDDLKKGTQLLEIYALEIQMYTAQKNNKKLKALYEQSLHIKSAIPHPLIMGVIRECGGKMHLREGEFEKAHTDFFEAFKNYDESGSPRRTTCLKYLVLANMLMKSGINPFDSQEAKPYKNDPEILAMTNLVSSYQNNDITEFEKILKTNHSSIMDDPFIREHIEELLRNIRTQVLIALIKPYTRIHIPFISKELNIDVCDVESLLVQCILDNTIQGRIDQVNQLLELDYQKRGGARYTALDKWTKQLNSLNQAIVSKLT from the exons ATGCAGTACTATGCTGAAACCGGCGTAGTGTTTGGTGGCGCTGTAGAGCTGCGATGTGTTTGTTGTCTCCGAAGACCCGTCAAGATGTCTGACATGGAAGATGATTTCATGTGCGACGATGAAGAAGATTATGATCTG GAATATTCCGAGGACAGTAACTCAGAGCCAAATGTCGACTTGGAAAACCAGTACTACAACTCCAAAGCACTGAAGGAGGATGACCCCAAAGCAGCTCTCAACAGCTTTCAGAAG GTATTGgagctggagggagagaagggagaatggGGGTTCAAAGCCCTAAAACAGATGATCAAAATCAACTTCAAGCTA ACCAACTTCCCAGAGATGATGTCTCGGTACAAGCAGCTGTTGACGTACATCAGGAGCGCTGTGACCAGAAACTACTCAGAGAAGTCCATCAACTCCATCCTAGACTACATCTCCACCTCCAAACAG ATGGACCTGCTGCAGGAGTTTTATGAAACGACGCTGGACGCTCTGAAGGATGCCAAGAACGACAGACTCTGGTTCAAAACTAACACAAAG CTGGGCAAGCTgtatctggagagagaggaattTGGGAAGTTACAGAAGATCCTCAGACAGCTGCACCAGTCCTGTCAG aCAGATGACGGGGAGGACGACCTAAAGAAAGGCACCCAGCTCCTGGAGATCTATGCTCTGGAGATCCAGATGTACACAGCCCAGAAGAACAACAAGAAGCTGAAGGCCCTGTATGAACAGTCCCTGCACATCAAGTCTGCTATCCCTCACCCACTCATTATGGGAGTCATCAGGG AGTGTGGGGGTAAGATGCACCTGAGAGAGGGGGAGTTTGAGAAGGCCCACACAGACTTCTTTGAGGCGTTTAAGAACTACGATGAGTCAGGCAGCCCCAGGAGAACCACCTGTCTGAAGTACCTGGTGCTGGCCAACATGCTCATGAAGTCTGGAATCAACCCTTTCGACTCACAGGAG GCCAAACCCTATAAAAACGACCCAGAGATCTTGGCCATGACAAATCTAGTAAG CTCCTATCagaataatgacatcacagagttTGAGAAGATACTGAAGACCAACCATAGTAGTATCATGGATGACCCCTTCATCAGAGAACACATAGAGG AGCTGCTGCGGAACATCAGGACCCAGGTCCTTATCGCGCTCATCAAGCCTTACACTAGAATACACATCCCATTCATCTCTAAG GAGCTGAACATAGATGTTTGTGACGTGGAGAGTTTGTTGGTGCAGTGCATATTGGACAA CACCATCCAAGGCCGTATCGACCAGGTCAACCAGCTGTTGGAGCTAGACTACCAGAAGAGAGGGGGGGCGCGCTACACTGCCTTAGACAAATGGACTAAACAACTCAACTCTCTCAACCAAGCCATCGTCAGCAAACTCACATGA
- the LOC139403866 gene encoding COP9 signalosome complex subunit 2-like isoform X1 yields MQYYAETGVVFGGAVELRCVCCLRRPVKMSDMEDDFMCDDEEDYDLEYSEDSNSEPNVDLENQYYNSKALKEDDPKAALNSFQKVLELEGEKGEWGFKALKQMIKINFKLTNFPEMMSRYKQLLTYIRSAVTRNYSEKSINSILDYISTSKQVSQMDLLQEFYETTLDALKDAKNDRLWFKTNTKLGKLYLEREEFGKLQKILRQLHQSCQTDDGEDDLKKGTQLLEIYALEIQMYTAQKNNKKLKALYEQSLHIKSAIPHPLIMGVIRECGGKMHLREGEFEKAHTDFFEAFKNYDESGSPRRTTCLKYLVLANMLMKSGINPFDSQEAKPYKNDPEILAMTNLVSSYQNNDITEFEKILKTNHSSIMDDPFIREHIEELLRNIRTQVLIALIKPYTRIHIPFISKELNIDVCDVESLLVQCILDNTIQGRIDQVNQLLELDYQKRGGARYTALDKWTKQLNSLNQAIVSKLT; encoded by the exons ATGCAGTACTATGCTGAAACCGGCGTAGTGTTTGGTGGCGCTGTAGAGCTGCGATGTGTTTGTTGTCTCCGAAGACCCGTCAAGATGTCTGACATGGAAGATGATTTCATGTGCGACGATGAAGAAGATTATGATCTG GAATATTCCGAGGACAGTAACTCAGAGCCAAATGTCGACTTGGAAAACCAGTACTACAACTCCAAAGCACTGAAGGAGGATGACCCCAAAGCAGCTCTCAACAGCTTTCAGAAG GTATTGgagctggagggagagaagggagaatggGGGTTCAAAGCCCTAAAACAGATGATCAAAATCAACTTCAAGCTA ACCAACTTCCCAGAGATGATGTCTCGGTACAAGCAGCTGTTGACGTACATCAGGAGCGCTGTGACCAGAAACTACTCAGAGAAGTCCATCAACTCCATCCTAGACTACATCTCCACCTCCAAACAGGT GTCACAGATGGACCTGCTGCAGGAGTTTTATGAAACGACGCTGGACGCTCTGAAGGATGCCAAGAACGACAGACTCTGGTTCAAAACTAACACAAAG CTGGGCAAGCTgtatctggagagagaggaattTGGGAAGTTACAGAAGATCCTCAGACAGCTGCACCAGTCCTGTCAG aCAGATGACGGGGAGGACGACCTAAAGAAAGGCACCCAGCTCCTGGAGATCTATGCTCTGGAGATCCAGATGTACACAGCCCAGAAGAACAACAAGAAGCTGAAGGCCCTGTATGAACAGTCCCTGCACATCAAGTCTGCTATCCCTCACCCACTCATTATGGGAGTCATCAGGG AGTGTGGGGGTAAGATGCACCTGAGAGAGGGGGAGTTTGAGAAGGCCCACACAGACTTCTTTGAGGCGTTTAAGAACTACGATGAGTCAGGCAGCCCCAGGAGAACCACCTGTCTGAAGTACCTGGTGCTGGCCAACATGCTCATGAAGTCTGGAATCAACCCTTTCGACTCACAGGAG GCCAAACCCTATAAAAACGACCCAGAGATCTTGGCCATGACAAATCTAGTAAG CTCCTATCagaataatgacatcacagagttTGAGAAGATACTGAAGACCAACCATAGTAGTATCATGGATGACCCCTTCATCAGAGAACACATAGAGG AGCTGCTGCGGAACATCAGGACCCAGGTCCTTATCGCGCTCATCAAGCCTTACACTAGAATACACATCCCATTCATCTCTAAG GAGCTGAACATAGATGTTTGTGACGTGGAGAGTTTGTTGGTGCAGTGCATATTGGACAA CACCATCCAAGGCCGTATCGACCAGGTCAACCAGCTGTTGGAGCTAGACTACCAGAAGAGAGGGGGGGCGCGCTACACTGCCTTAGACAAATGGACTAAACAACTCAACTCTCTCAACCAAGCCATCGTCAGCAAACTCACATGA